The sequence below is a genomic window from Acaryochloris thomasi RCC1774.
GAAGAGGGACAACCCTATAATATCAATGCAGATACTGCGGCTGGGGAGATTGCGGCTTCTCTTGATGCAGAGAAATTGATTCTGCTGACTGATACAGCCGGGATTCTACGCGATGCAAAGGACTCGTCGACGCTGATTCCCCAGCTGAGCATCGGGGAGGCGCGGTCTTTGATTGAACAGCAGATTGTGGCGGGCGGTATGATTCCTAAAGTCTTGTGCTGTGTCCGATCTCTCGCTCAAGGGGTGAATGCGGCTCACATTATTGATGGCCAAGTCCCCCATGCTTTGCTGTTAGAGATTTTTACGGATGCTGGAGTGGGTTCAATGCTGACGGCTTAGATGATGCGTTTTGATATTGTGACTCTATTCCCGGAGTTTTTTGCTTCACCTTTATCAAGTAGCTTGGTGGGCAAGGCTTTGGCGAAGGGGATTGCGGAAGTTAACTTAGTCAATCCTAGGGATTTCACGACCGATAAGCATCACCGGGTTGATGATGAACCCTATGGTGGCGGCGTAGGGATGCTGATGAAACCTGATCCCATTTTTGCAGCAGTTGAGTCTTTACCTCAGCTCTCTAGGCGGGAAATTATTCTGCTAACGCCGCAGGGAGAAACGATGAATCAGACTTTATTTCAAGACCTTACACGTTGCGAACAATTGGTACTGATCTGTGGGCACTACGAGGGCGTCGATGAGCGAGTGGCAGAGCACTTAGTGACGCGGGAAATTTCTTTGGGGGATTTTGTGCTGACCTGTGGCGAAATTCCAGCTTTAACATTGCTCAATGGAGTGCTGAGATTGCTGCCGGGAACGGTGGCAAAAGCTGATTCTCTAAAGTATGAAAGCTTTGAGGCAGGGTTGCTGGATTATCCGCAATATACACGCCCTGCCGTTTTCCGTGGCTGGGAGGTTCCAGCGGTTCTGCGCTCTGGGAATCATGGGCAAATTGCTCAATGGCGACGGGAGCAGCAGCAGGAGCGGACTTGCGATCGCAGGCCTGATCTATACAAGGTCTGGCAAAACGAAGCCGATCTTGAGTAGAAATATCAAAGATTTACGATTTTTCTACCTGCAAGAATTCGATGCGCGGCAGCAGCGGATCTTGAACAAGGCCAATCCCTTGGAGCTGCCAGCGATCTAAGACCCCTCGAAGTTGTCGAGTGGGAAGGGTCTCAACCTGAAAGTGTTGAGCAACTTCGCTGCCGTGGGTGTTGAGATAGCTGAGGGCGTCAAACTGTTCTGAGAACACTAAGAGATAGGCCACCGCTGTGTCGGGGTTCGGGTGGGCTGTGAGATAGTTGCTGTTGGCTTGCGATCGCAACACATAATAAAGCGCTGAATCCATCCAGACCCTCCCTACTTCATCTCATCAAGCTGAATTCGGGGATCTACAACTTTCAGCAGCAGATCCGCCAGCAAATTACCGATAATCAGCATCACAGCCCCGATCATCAAGCTCGCCATCACTAAATATAAGTCTTGCTCTAGAACCGCCTTAAGAATCAAACGGCCCAGTCCCGGCCAGTTGAAAAAAGTTTCGGCAATAAACGCACCACCCAGCAGACTCGCAAACTCAAATCCCAGCAAAGTAATCAGTGGGTTAACCGCATTGCGAAGAGCGTGAACATAAATCACCTTATTCTCCGGCAAGCCCTTTGCCCGAGCCGTCTGCACATAATTTTGCCGCAGCACATCCAGTAGATTACCGCGAGTCAGACGCTGAAGACCGGCAAAGCTGGTCACGGTCAAGGCCAAAGTCGGCAGAATCATGTGCCAGCCAATATCTAAAACCTTGCCAATGGGCGAAAGATCCGCATGATAAACGCTCGTCATGTTACCAACGGGAAAGAGAGGCGTGCTCTGGGCAAAAAACAGCAGCAAGAGGGCCGTGATGAAGCTAGGAAATCCTTGGCCTGCATAGCTAAAGACCCTTAAAACTCGATCGGTCAAACGGTTCTGCTTAACGGCACCAATAATCCCCAAAGGCAGAGCGATGGCCCAGGTAATCAAAATAGAAGCGATCGAAAGCAGCAAAGTATTTGGGACTTTTTCCGCAATCAACGTCAAAACAGGACGTTGAGAGGCAAAGCTATAGCCAAAATTGCCCTGAAGCACCTGCCCCAACCACAGCCAATAGCGCTGAAACACCCACCCGAGCCACGGTCCCCAAAGGCTCCAAAACTGGCTCCAGGCTTTGGCTGCGATAGGGGACTCCGGCTCATCTTCTAAGCCAAACTGCTTTGCTAACTCCGCTAACCGCTCCGGCGAAATCTTGGGATCGGTTCTCAACTTATCGAGGTAGTTTCCAGGCGTGAGCTGCACAATCACGTAGCACAGGATAGAAGCCAGGAACAGCGTGATCAGTCCCTGGAATAGTCGCTTAACGACGTACGCAAAGGTGTCACTGGTTAAAAAAGCCCGCAGACCATCAATCACAGACGGCTTTGACTGGATATCAGGTGTTTTTGGCTGGTCAATCATGCAAAGCTCTCAGGGGCTAGTACTGTACCAAGGCGTTAATCGGAACGTCGGGCAGGTGCTGCCGTCCATTGAGGGCCGTTAGTTCAATGATGAAGGCAAAGCCACTTAGCGTGCAGTCACACTGGTTAATTAACTTGGCGGTGGCCGCCGCTGTTCCGCCGGTTGCGATCAAATCATCAACGATGAGCACCTTACTTCCGGGCTGAAACGCATCCTGGTGTAGCTCTAGGCGATCGGTGCCGTACTCTAATTCATAGTCAATGCCATGCACCGGGGCCGGAAGCTTACCGGGTTTACGAACGGGGACAAAACCAGCCCCGAGCTTGTAAGCAAGGGGAGTGCCGAAAATGAAGCCGCGCGACTCCATACCGACAACGTAGTTGATGCCCTGGTCGGCGTGTTCTTCAGCCAAGCGATCAATGACGTAGTTCAAGCCTTCTGCATTTTGCAGCAAGGTGGTAATGTCGCGGAACATGATTCCAGGCTTGGGGAAATCTGGAATGTCACGAATCAGGGATTTCAAGTCCATGCGCTACCCGTTAAATACTGAACTGAGGTTCATAGTAAGCGAGGATCGGCCTACCGTCTTTAAAGATTACGATACCGAAGAATCAGTTCCCTTGGGTGTCATATCCTGCTGTACCGCATGTGAATGACCATTTGCGTGCGTTTTCTCTGGGGTGGGAACGGTTGGCGACGGGTCCGATGCTGGCTGCCCCGCCTGAGGTTTAGCTCGACGAGGCGGCTTCGGGGTCGTTAGCGTTTTCCAGGCCGCTTTGGCACCGGTCACCATACTGCGAGTGGTGATCTCCGCGCTCTGCACCTGCTGCTTAGTCTCCTGGAGGCTACGGTCCACCTGCTTGACGACGCGGCCTGCACTTTCGACGCCATCGCCGAGACCATCTGTTAATTCTTGAACCTCTAAACCTGTAAGCCGCAAAGCCTCTAAAGTCGGGGGCAGATCCCGCGCGAGGGTATCAAAGAGCTTCTCCGCGCTGCGGGCCGCCCTCGCTAGTTCTAGAAATGCGGGAATGGCCACAGCCAGCACAACGGCGAGACAAATTGCCACCAGTAAAATTGACAGTCCGAGCCAAAAGAGGGGGGTCGTCACAGCTTATTACCCAAGGCAAACGTCAACCACTGCCTTACCCCTCTGACGCATTATTCTGAGCAGTCTGCTGCAGGTGCTGGCGCTGGGCCTGGGTGGCTTCTACCCCTGCTTCAATGGCTTCCCCAAGGCGTTCGAGGGTTTCATCCCAGCGCTTGACGGCTGAGGTGGAAAGACGACCAGCGTGAAGCTGCAGATTGGCGGACAGATCGTCTGCAAGGTCTGGCAGGGCATCCATTGTTTCCTTAAGCAGGTAGCGGTTCTCTCGCCCTGACTTGGGCGCTAAAAGTAGACTGGTGACGGTGCCGACGGCGGTACCGACAAGGACTCCACCTAAAAATACGCCTGAATGATTGTTTGACATCTGAATGCTATTCCAAAGTTTAAATGCTGTTTTGAAGTTGAGGGTCATTAAGAAGAAAGCTACCGGAACCGACGCCGCTGCCAAGCAATGAGCCGGATAGCCTGTCTGGCGCGACGGAGCTGTGGCTCGATCTGACGGATGCGATCGCAAACTTCTTCCACCCGCTGATAGCTCTCGGTAATTGTCTGAGGTGCGCCATACAAAATAGGGTGGGCTGTTTGTTCCACCTCAATCAGCGTATCGGCGACCTGTCCGAGCGATTGCTTGAGTCGCCAAACTTGCCAAGCAACCCCCAAACAGAGGATCGCCAGCAATAGATTAATGACAAGCACAATGGTCAACATGACTTTCCTTAATAAAAACCGCCTTAACGGGTAATGGCGACAGGAGCAACGGTATGATCAGTGCATGAGCGCTGGATCTTCAGTTTATGCTGAAGCTCTATTTAGACCTAGCGCCTCTCGGAAAAACAGAGCTGGACTTTACAAAAGTTTGTCTCTTGTCTTGCCCACCTGACTTCATTCCTTTGATATGCAGACCTACGATTCGGATATTGCAACGGTGGATCTTACTGAAACTGACGTGAACAACAACTATGTTGAGGTGATTGAAACCGTCATCTCTAGCCTTGACCAAGAGCACAGTAGCTTAGTTAACCGCACCCAGGCCGGACACCTCTGGAAGTTTAAGTACGGCAGCGTTGAGGTTTTTATTCAACTCACGGGCAGCACTGACGAAGATACCTTTACCGTTTGGTCGCCGGTCCTGGCCTTGCCGGTGCAAAACGAAGCGGGTCTGATGCGAAAGCTAATGGAACTCAACTGGATGGGGACGTTCGAGGCGCGTTTTGGCATCTTTAAGGACAGTATTGTTGTGGTTACAAGCCGGTCAGTGGCCGATCTATCCCCTGGCGAAATGTCCCATTTAATTACCATCGTGGCCACCATTGCCGATGACTATGATGATGAGCTGGTGGCTGAATTCCCTGCTGCTTAGGTCTCTCAATTAGGTGTCTCAGACCTGGCGACTGATTCCGCCCTTTGCGGCACCCGGTCACCTGCAGATGGCGCTGGATCAATGGCTGTTTCAGCAGTGTGCAAAGGGTGAGCATCCTGCCGTTCTGCGCTTTTACACCTGGTCCCCTGCAGCCATCTCGCTGGGTAAGAATCAGCAGCGCTGGCCTCAGCATTGGCAGAAGTTAACTTGGAATCAACAGCCCGTAGAGCTTGTGCGCCGACCGTCAGGGGGGCGAGCGGTCCTGCATCAGGGTGACCTGACCTATATGTTAGTGGTCAATAATCAATCGGGGAACCGACGGCAGGCTTACCGAGCGCTGTGTGAATTTCTGATTCAGGGGTGGCAGACGCTGGGCGTTTCGCTGCACTTCGGTGGAGCGGGGCGGGGTTATATGGAACAGCCGAATTGTTTTGCGATCGCAACTGATGCCGACCTCGTCCTCACCGATGGCACAAAGCTAATTGGCAGCGCCCAGGCATGGCAAGGAGCAACAGTGCTTCAACATGGCTCAATACGATTACAGCCTGACTCTGAACTCTACCTTCAAGTTTTTGGCGAAGAAGCAAACGTAGGGCAACCTATCACCGCTCAACATCTACCTCAGTCCAAAATCATTCAATCCCTAACCCAGGCTGCAGAAGATTGCTTTCAGATGCAGTTGCGTAATCAACCGCTTTCAGACCTTGAGTGGAAGGCTATTAACGCAAGCATAGACAGTAGCCTTGCAGGCAGCTAACCACGCCTTCGAAAAAGATGCGGAAGGCCTGTCGGCCAAGCAGGGTTCTATCTTTCGCTATAGAGCTTCTTTAACGCCGCCTCTAACAAAGGGTATAGGCGGCAGACTTACTTTTTTGCCATCGTAGATTTAACTCAGTCAGTCTTGAACCGTTGAAAATTGATACACAGGTGAAATATCTAACGATGAACATTAGGGTTGCCACAAAAGCAATGTCGCCGATTTTGGGCTTGGTGATTCTCGCCACTCCTCTACAGGCACAAGCTCAAATTCCCGCTGTGCCAGCCGCCACCACAAACTTTGGTCAGACAGGAGAACTCGCCTACGATTTCCATATGCGACGAGGATACGCAGCGGTCAAGCAGGATGACCATGTTTCCGCCGCTATTCACTTCAGGAATGCCCTCTACGAACGTCCACTGGATCGCGATGCGACGACGGCCTACTGGAATGCTCAAAGTGCCTTGCAGGATAAAGCAGACGGTAGCGCCAACGACCCACCTGAGACTGATTATGACCGCTACATGGAAATTGGCTATGACGCGACAGAAAGTGGCGACTATCAAACAGCGCTGATTAATTTTCAACGTGCACAAGCTGAGCGGCCCAATGATGGCTACGCGGCCCAAGCCATTATTAATACTAAAACCTATATTCGCCGAGGGGAGGGTGCTGATCTTGAGGATTTAATCTCTCTACCCAACGTTTATGAGGGTGAACGCCCCTATGATCGCTATCTCCGTCTAGGGTATGCAGCAGCTCAGCGAGACGATCACCAAACGGCTGTCACCTATTTTCGGAGTGCGCTGTATGAGCGTCCGAACGATCGTCAGGCCACCATTGCTTACTGGAATGCTGTTGATGTTGTCAAAGGTGGCAAGCAGGAGCAAAAGAGCCAAGGACCAGAGCCAATCTACGATCGCTACATGCGATTAGGTTATGATGCAGCCGAGCGCAAGGCCTATCAAAAAGCTAGCCGTCATTTCCAGAAAGCTTTAGAAGAGCGTCCAGGAGATAGTTATGCAGAACAGGCGCTTCGGAACGTCATGACATACATCAATGCGAAGACGCGAGAATAAATAGGGCAAACGCACTTTCGGGATGAGAGTCCAGGCAGATCATAGGCAAACAGCTTATGGTCTGCCGAGGCTAAGATGCGATCGCATATGATCAGTAACAAAGCTGTCATCATCAATCTCCTATGACTACAGCAACCTTAAGCAAGCCTCAGAAAGAAACGCCGCTCTTATTTGAGGGACTCACTTGGCGCGAGTTCAAAGCCGTCGAGCAGTTGCTAGATCGCCCAGGATATCGCCTCTCTTTCTTAGATGGTGTACTAGAGATTGTACAGATTCCCAGTGAAGCACATGAAACAGTCAAGGAACGGATCGCCGCTCTACTAGAGCTTTTCCTGTTGATGGCAGGATTTGATTTTACGCCCATTGGCTCCATGACCTTAGAAAGTGAAACGGGTCGGGTAAAACGAGAGGCCGATAAATCCTATAAGCTAGCACCAGGGAAATCTCGCCCTGATCTTGCAATTGAAGTTGTGTTTTCCAGTGGTGGCGTCAGCAAATTAGAAGTATATAAGCGACTGAAGATTGCAGAAATCTGGTTTTGGGAAGATGGGGCACTACAGATTTACCATCTGCGAGGAGAAGGAGAGCCGCTTGACTATGAGTTGATAGCCAAGAGTGAAGCTGTACCAGGAATTGATCTAGAGCTGCTTGTGCGCTGTGTTGCGATCGCAAATCATGTTGATGCAGTAAAAACTTGGCAACAAGGGATTGAAGATTAAGAACACGGGGGATTGTGGTTCAAAACGCGAGAGTGTTGTGAAGAATCTCTCGTCTATCGCGATCCGAAGAGGCTAGTAATTTGACAGGTAAACCCAGGCAGTAGGGGAGATGCGATCTCATCTCCATCTAACAATGTTGCTACTAAGACGAGTTGAGCATTCTCTCGACGGTAAATTTCAACTCGCCGAGCGAACCGATCAACAATCCAATACTCATGAGCACCTTGTGCTGAGTACAGCTTCAGTTTCGCAAGGCGATCGCGATCGATATTAGCCTGACCTGGGGAGAGAACTTCTACCACCAGTTCAGGTGCCCCCCGAAAATGTCCCGCTTCATCTTGAATTTGAGCTATCCGTTCATCGCTGATCCAAATGACATCGGGTGATACGTTGTCCGAGTCTGAAAAAACGAGACCCGGCATAATGGATGGTTCCCCTAGACCACTTTCTAGCGACCAGGAATCAAGGACCGCAAAAACTCGTCCTGCAATTTGCTGATGCTTATGGTGGGGCGATCTCGTCACAAACAACTCCCCATCAATAATCTCGTAGCGAATCCACTCGTTTTCCGGTAACGATTCAATATCCTGGGTTGTCCAGCGAACGCTCGTTGTTGCTTGACTCATGGTGATTCATATTGAAATCTTGCTTCAATGTTAACTCAAACAGAATCACTGATAATTGCGCTTGCCACTTCTACAGGTGGGGCGCCATAAGAACCAGGCACTGCTCAGCTAAAAAGTGATTAACGATGTCATAAGTCTGCCCCTGAAGGAAGCCGTCTGTGGATATCAACGATACTGAGTCGTTTTCTCCGTAAGAGGTTACAAAATCCTATGAGCTCATCATCTGCAGCAAAGGCCGATTTAGATATGATGTGATAGTTGTCGTTACGAAGTGAGACATAGAAGAGAAGGAATACCGTTTCCTTAACTTCCAGCTCTATATATTTCTCCCAGGGCCTTGTTCCTTTTATCTCTTCTGACTCAAATGAAACACCTGATTCCGAAAAGTTCAGCATTCGAGGATCGTCTGAAAATCGACTCTGCTTCCAGGATCGTTCTAGGCTGCGGCGATAAATGGGACTATATTTTGAATGGAAAATGAGTGTCAGAAGCAATATAAACACTATGGAGGCAATGGTTATCCTCAAAAAAACAAACTCTGGCACATCAGCCTCAGGTGTCACTGTCAAAAATCCGAGAGCAGTTATCCACGTCGAAATACCAATGCCTACAAAATAGGAGTATCCATGTCATTGGGTCGCTTCATAATCTTGCAAAACTATCTGATAACAAAGCGATAGTAGAACGTTGCATTCTGCCTCTTCATTACTGTTTTCGTTCATATCCATGTATGAGAGAAAACATTCACAATCACTGGGACAATGTCCTGACTAAGTTTAGTTTGCCCAGGGACAGCGATTCTCATGCTAATCATTTTGTATGGCTTGAGGTGGATGGAGTGCCAAGACCTGCTTAAGATACTGACCTGTATAAGACTTCTCCACCTTCGCCACTTCTTCAGGGGTGCCATAGGCC
It includes:
- the trmD gene encoding tRNA (guanosine(37)-N1)-methyltransferase TrmD translates to MRFDIVTLFPEFFASPLSSSLVGKALAKGIAEVNLVNPRDFTTDKHHRVDDEPYGGGVGMLMKPDPIFAAVESLPQLSRREIILLTPQGETMNQTLFQDLTRCEQLVLICGHYEGVDERVAEHLVTREISLGDFVLTCGEIPALTLLNGVLRLLPGTVAKADSLKYESFEAGLLDYPQYTRPAVFRGWEVPAVLRSGNHGQIAQWRREQQQERTCDRRPDLYKVWQNEADLE
- a CDS encoding ABC transporter permease, producing MIDQPKTPDIQSKPSVIDGLRAFLTSDTFAYVVKRLFQGLITLFLASILCYVIVQLTPGNYLDKLRTDPKISPERLAELAKQFGLEDEPESPIAAKAWSQFWSLWGPWLGWVFQRYWLWLGQVLQGNFGYSFASQRPVLTLIAEKVPNTLLLSIASILITWAIALPLGIIGAVKQNRLTDRVLRVFSYAGQGFPSFITALLLLFFAQSTPLFPVGNMTSVYHADLSPIGKVLDIGWHMILPTLALTVTSFAGLQRLTRGNLLDVLRQNYVQTARAKGLPENKVIYVHALRNAVNPLITLLGFEFASLLGGAFIAETFFNWPGLGRLILKAVLEQDLYLVMASLMIGAVMLIIGNLLADLLLKVVDPRIQLDEMK
- a CDS encoding adenine phosphoribosyltransferase, with product MDLKSLIRDIPDFPKPGIMFRDITTLLQNAEGLNYVIDRLAEEHADQGINYVVGMESRGFIFGTPLAYKLGAGFVPVRKPGKLPAPVHGIDYELEYGTDRLELHQDAFQPGSKVLIVDDLIATGGTAAATAKLINQCDCTLSGFAFIIELTALNGRQHLPDVPINALVQY
- a CDS encoding YtxH domain-containing protein, with product MSNNHSGVFLGGVLVGTAVGTVTSLLLAPKSGRENRYLLKETMDALPDLADDLSANLQLHAGRLSTSAVKRWDETLERLGEAIEAGVEATQAQRQHLQQTAQNNASEG
- a CDS encoding YbjN domain-containing protein, whose translation is MQTYDSDIATVDLTETDVNNNYVEVIETVISSLDQEHSSLVNRTQAGHLWKFKYGSVEVFIQLTGSTDEDTFTVWSPVLALPVQNEAGLMRKLMELNWMGTFEARFGIFKDSIVVVTSRSVADLSPGEMSHLITIVATIADDYDDELVAEFPAA
- a CDS encoding lipoate--protein ligase family protein, whose protein sequence is MSQTWRLIPPFAAPGHLQMALDQWLFQQCAKGEHPAVLRFYTWSPAAISLGKNQQRWPQHWQKLTWNQQPVELVRRPSGGRAVLHQGDLTYMLVVNNQSGNRRQAYRALCEFLIQGWQTLGVSLHFGGAGRGYMEQPNCFAIATDADLVLTDGTKLIGSAQAWQGATVLQHGSIRLQPDSELYLQVFGEEANVGQPITAQHLPQSKIIQSLTQAAEDCFQMQLRNQPLSDLEWKAINASIDSSLAGS
- a CDS encoding tetratricopeptide repeat protein, encoding MKIDTQVKYLTMNIRVATKAMSPILGLVILATPLQAQAQIPAVPAATTNFGQTGELAYDFHMRRGYAAVKQDDHVSAAIHFRNALYERPLDRDATTAYWNAQSALQDKADGSANDPPETDYDRYMEIGYDATESGDYQTALINFQRAQAERPNDGYAAQAIINTKTYIRRGEGADLEDLISLPNVYEGERPYDRYLRLGYAAAQRDDHQTAVTYFRSALYERPNDRQATIAYWNAVDVVKGGKQEQKSQGPEPIYDRYMRLGYDAAERKAYQKASRHFQKALEERPGDSYAEQALRNVMTYINAKTRE
- a CDS encoding Uma2 family endonuclease, whose product is MTTATLSKPQKETPLLFEGLTWREFKAVEQLLDRPGYRLSFLDGVLEIVQIPSEAHETVKERIAALLELFLLMAGFDFTPIGSMTLESETGRVKREADKSYKLAPGKSRPDLAIEVVFSSGGVSKLEVYKRLKIAEIWFWEDGALQIYHLRGEGEPLDYELIAKSEAVPGIDLELLVRCVAIANHVDAVKTWQQGIED
- a CDS encoding Uma2 family endonuclease gives rise to the protein MSQATTSVRWTTQDIESLPENEWIRYEIIDGELFVTRSPHHKHQQIAGRVFAVLDSWSLESGLGEPSIMPGLVFSDSDNVSPDVIWISDERIAQIQDEAGHFRGAPELVVEVLSPGQANIDRDRLAKLKLYSAQGAHEYWIVDRFARRVEIYRRENAQLVLVATLLDGDEIASPLLPGFTCQITSLFGSR